A single Muntiacus reevesi chromosome 9, mMunRee1.1, whole genome shotgun sequence DNA region contains:
- the LOC136175818 gene encoding olfactory receptor 51I2-like, whose amino-acid sequence MSSLNSTHHQPPFFLLSGIPGLEASHIWISIPLSIMYVTAILGNSIIIHIIHKTPSLHEPQYVFLSLLATTDIGMSASTLPTVLKVFIFNHREIEFHGCLAQMFFIHTFSSMESAMLLAMAFDRFLAIRSPLCYTTVLTPSRITQMGLAAVARGVALMMPLPILLQQLPFCRNIVLSYSFCLHPDVMKLACGSIRVNVIYGLVLVLCSFGVDSIFIVLSYALILKTVLGIASREGCLKVLNTCVSHILTVFIFYVPLIALTLIHRIGRYHSPLPHITLSNIFLFLTPVLNPLVYSVKTKQIRNALGRLFKCKTR is encoded by the coding sequence ATGTCTTCGCTCAACAGCACCCACCATCAACCACCCTTCTTCCTTCTGTCAGGAATCCCAGGACTGGAGGCATCTCATATCTGGATCTCCATCCCACTGAGCATCATGTATGTGACTGCCATCCTGGGAAACAGCATCATCATTCACATAATACACAAGACTCCCAGCCTTCATGAGCCTCAATATGTATTCTTGTCCTTGCTAGCCACCACTGACATAGGCATGTCAGCATCTACACTGCCCACTgttcttaaagtctttattttcaaCCACCGAGAGATTGAGTTCCATGGTTGCCTGGCTCAGATGTTCTTCATCCACACCTTCTCTTCCATGGAGTCAGCCATGCTGCTGGCTATGGCTTTTGACCGTTTTTTGGCCATACGCAGCCCACTCTGCTACACCACAGTCCTGACTCCCTCCCGCATTACTCAGATGGGCCTGGCTGCTGTGGCTCGAGGGGTAGCGCTGATGATGCCCTTGCCCATTCTGCTCCAACAGCTTCCCTTCTGTAGGAATATTGTTCTATCCTACTCATTCTGCCTCCACCCTGATGTGATGAAGCTGGCATGTGGGTCAATTCGTGTGAACGTTATCTATGGGCTGGTCTTGGTACTCTGCTCCTTTGGGGTTGACTCCATCTTTATTGTTCTGTCTTATGCTCTAATCCTGAAGACGGTTCTGGGAATAGCTTCCAGGGAAGGATGCCTTAAGGTGCTCAAcacttgtgtctcccacattcTCACTGTCTTCATTTTCTATGTCCCACTTATTGCCTTAACTTTGATCCACAGAATAGGCAGGTaccactcccctctcccccacatcACCTTGtccaatattttcctttttctcacacCTGTCCTTAACCCATTGGTTTATAGtgtgaaaacaaaacagattagAAATGCACTAGGTAGACTGTTCAAATGTAAGACAAGATAG